A stretch of DNA from Oncorhynchus nerka isolate Pitt River linkage group LG22, Oner_Uvic_2.0, whole genome shotgun sequence:
AGACAAGACCGCTGTGGACCCTAAAGGTTCCATGGTCCCAGCTCGTTTTATTTACAGACTACATTCATAAATACAGGAGTGTGTCTGCCACACCACACAGGTGAGCATGTGCAGAGGAGGGCCACTTTCCAGGCTACATTGCAGACATGTGCCTGATCTCACAACACCTGGATACTGTAGGTGTGTAACATATCAGCTAACCATATGTTATGATTTAGCAATCTGATGCCTGACTGCGTTATGCAGTTGATGACATGGCATGTATccattggttgatgcaatgcAATGTCTGCCATGTAGTCAGCTTGGAATGCAACCTAGGCTACAGACACGTTGATGCTGAGACACAGGTCACATCACAGGGCTCATATCATGTTCACAGTACTCTCTGTTAGTCGGGAGGGAAAGGGGTAGGATATGGGGGTAAGGCCTTTTTTGGAAAGGGTGCAAGGTCTTTTTAGAAGGGGGGGATGGGGGTGCTTAATCTCTGGATCTCAGTTTTGTGTCCACTTCAGTCACCAAATCAAGCACCAAATCAAGCCACAAATCATATTATCTCAGACCTCAAATGGCTGGGCTCAGGCAACAGCAAAAAGCTGCACTGATCAGAGATCAGAGTTTAGAGCTCAGGCTCAGCTCTGTGTTCAGGAGAGTTGTTGGCAGATCTGAGGCCTGTGAAGGCTGCACTGAAAGCTAAAGAATCTATGTATGCATGTACAGTTAGGCAGTGCACTGAGTTATGTTTGCTGTCTTATATATCCGCTGTTCTCCAAAAATGACAGTGCTACTCCTCAAAGGAAACCATGTATAGCGAGAGTCACTAAAGTGTCTTAATCCCCACTGCTGATTCTCCACACTGGTGCAGGGTAGCGCTCTAAACGGTGGTCATGATTTTGAGGGAGCCCGTGCGGAAGCGCAGGATCTTCTTTTTAAGCGCATGTGAGGCCTTGATCTTGACGAAGGCTTTGGGCTGCAGGGGTGCCCCAGCCGGGGTGGAGGGCAACGTGGGGGAAGAGAGCTGAGGGGGCAGCTGCTGGGGCCACACCAGACCGCCGCTCTCGTCTGAATCGCTGGACAGCGAGCTGGAAGCTGGCGTGTCGGCTTCACTCAGACTCGACTCAGACTCACCCTGCCCCGGGTGCGTGTAGCCCTCCTCGGGCCGACACAGGTACGTACGATCCCGGTCCAGGTACTCCAGATGGGGGTGGTGGGGATGATGATGCGGCAGGGGGTTGACATAGGTGTAAGGTGGGGGCCTGGATTTGCGGATGCGCCTGGAGCCATGGTCGGCTGGGGGCATTGGGGTTGGCTGTGGAGGCTGCTCAGCTTCATCCTGGCTGAGATCCAGGGTGGAGCGCCAGCGGCGGTAGCCGGCGCTGCCCGGCTGGGGCCTCTTCCCCTTGGACTGGCTCCCGCGGCTGCTCCCTGaccctcccccgtctctctccaccGTGTTGTACTTGCGTTCAGGGACCCCCCTCTGCCCATTGAGACTGTTCTCTGACTGGGACCTGCAGGCCCGTCTTCCTGGCTTCTTGGAGCCTCCCGGCCGCTCCATCTCtcgctccctgtccctctctctctccctgtctctttctttctctctctccttctccctttccctctccctctcttcactgaAGCGACACTTCTTGGCAGCGGTTCTAGACTTGGTCTGCTGCAGCTGCTGTGGGGCCGGCTGCTGTTGGGAGCCTCTCTCTGGATAATAGGTGCCCCGGCTGGGTTTGGGCCCCTTGTGGGAGTGTGCAGAGGCCCTGGTGGTGGTGGCCCGGAATGGTTGGGCAGGGATATACTGGGCGTTGACCAACTGCTCGTCTGGCGGAGGAGGCGAGCGCAATGGGGGCAGGGCCGGGTAGCCATTGTGGAATTGCTGGGGTGAGTCGGGCTCACTGCTGCTAGGTTCCTGGGATGGAGCTTCGCCGCAGGGGTAGTCCAGGGAGGCAGAGCAGGTGTTGGCCAGGGGGTCTGCCTGGATTGGGGGtagtgggggtgggggtgctggtggtggtggtgaggggggTCCTCAGGGACCAGGGCCATGACTGCAAAAGGCTTCTGGTCCAGGCTGCGGCAGGCCCAGGATGGAGGGGGATGCTCGTAACTGCTGGGGGAAACCGCAGCAGTGGCGTGGTGGGGATTGGAGTGGGGGTGGTGGTCAGGGATGGAGTCAGTGGCTGGCCGAGGATCGGGTTCCTTGCGGCAAACGCTGCTTTGGCGGGCCACGGTGATGGCGGTGCGGGCCTCGTGCAGACCCAGGCTGGTGCGGGGCTTGCAGGGCCGGAGGGGCAGGGCACGGCGCTGGATCAAACCCAGGATGTAGGTCTCCACACGCTGGGCCTGGCGGTAGTCCTCCTCCGTGGGCTCCCCCTCCACCATATCTCCCCCCAGCTCCAGCACTTCTCCAGGCCCCTTGCTGGTGTCCCAGGGCCAGGCCTCAtcttccccctccccttcacTAGCCCCTTCGGCGATGCCCTCCAGGGTGGGGTAGGGGGCTGAGAACGAGCGGGGGACTGTGGGGCGGGACCCAGATTCTGGCTGTCTGTCCCGATTGGCCCCAAAGAATTCCCCTGGAAAACAGAACCAGTAACATGGTTATAATCAGACACAAAAAGATTTGGGATTGTGACACAGCAATAGAGAGAACCCCACAGACATAGGCTAAGGCTGCGTCTAAAGCGTGATTTTGTAATCACTGTCAAAAACGCACAAATCAATGGTTGTTGGCGCACTATGGAAACGAACGAGAGCATctgtaaaaaaatttttttttaaatcagcttTGTCACCTCATCCATTGTAACCCTGCAGGTAAACAAATGTTTCTAACCACAACTGAGACTTATCCCAGATGAATTTGACCAAATTTGTCACTATTTGTAAAACACGGGTGCTGGCTAAGCCAAGGGACTAATACAATAATACAAGGATGTCATGGGTTGTGCTTGTTTCACCAGCCATCAGTGCTCTGTTTATGTGTATCCaatgtatgcatgtgtatgtTGTTGCTGTATGTGTCTTGCTGGTGACAAATCCAATTCCCCCACGTGGGATtaagaaaatgtatttaattcaattcaatttacacTCTTCGGAGAaagaaggtgctatctagaacctaaaagggttattcgaGTGTCCTCATAGTCGTCACCAACCGGTCAATTGTGATCTCcttagaaccaaaaagggttctacctggaaccaaaaaagggttctcctatgtggACTGCTGAATAACCTTTTTggaacctttaaaaaaaaatggggtAGGTCGTGGGAAGTAGGTAAACAAACCCACTAATGTGAAAACATACACCACGGACCATGGACGTAGCCCTAGCTGTGAGTACAATACACACAGCTGCAGGAACACCGGACACTGCTTATTGTGGCCAACGGCTACAGACGGAGCACAGGCTGTGTTCTAAAAGGCACCCCATAGATGCGGTAAAGAGGTCGATGGAACGCAGACCGTGGGGTATAGAAGAAGGACACCGGATTGGCGCACATTCAACAAATATGGATATCAGTCAAATCAGTCATGATTGATGTATCGTAGCAGGTCCACCATGTGGTAACTCAACTCCGATTTGGATATAATATTTGGCTGTTTTCGCTGCCTAACATTTAGAATAAccttttcaggtttagaagaaGTGACTGCTATGCTAACTCCTGTTCGAATAAGCTGGTAGCATAGCTAGCATACATAAATTGGTGTTGGTAGTCAAAGTCGTTTGtaactgtaatgcagttgattggtgaaatacacatataaacacatacacatatatagccTTAATAAATAGCCTTAATGTTGGTTAATGTTGGTGGGGGGAAAATGATGAGAATCGGGATTTTTTTCCCCCCCACGCGTTTCCATGGCATTTCCATTGTTGTGGTCGTGTTTGACTGATCTCTTTATCGCATGTATTCCCTATTTATACAATGGGTGAgtctaatcctggatgctgatgggttaaaaccgcattccagacaGTGTCTATTTCACAACTACCACCGGCTATGATGGTGAAATGCCGATTTACTGTTCCATCTCACTGCGCAATCTACTGTCCTATGAGCTCatccactgtaaaaaaaaaattaaaaaattaaaaagcatCTGGACATTATTTACCATTTCTTTAAGCctaacatttgtttttcaacagcggAAATGTGCATAAACCTTGCTGACTGCCTCTCTGACCTTTGCAACATTGTTAACATTTTGATTTCCACCTCATCATAGGAAGTATACGGACAAGACAAACAACAAGTTGGTCTGGTTGTCATAGTAACATACATTAACTAGCTAGCTCGCTCAGCTGCGGGGATAACAACGTGAAGGTATTGTTTCATTGAGTAAAATCAGTTCAAAtgaaagttgttgttttttttttcttcaaattaaagtattttttaaatatcTGCTACAGCCATTTAGCTTAGATAGCTAGGG
This window harbors:
- the LOC115105301 gene encoding LOW QUALITY PROTEIN: dapper homolog 3-like (The sequence of the model RefSeq protein was modified relative to this genomic sequence to represent the inferred CDS: inserted 1 base in 1 codon), with the protein product MYGAFSFPMTAERRRNKERLEASLAGICELELLKQSQECLVLSALSIRDSVPGRPAWGNLQPTRPSPDTVNCALEDLSYRRQPNSLQCSPWGLMASLEQQVGEMRVNTADNAVEPPTDVVDNRPRSGFYELSEHLSPMGLSDSSGFGEPSPSTARAIRMVYANDRPKSAGEFFGANRDRQPESGSRPTVPRSFSAPYPTLEGIAEGASEGEGEDEAWPWDTSKGPGEVLELGGDMVEGEPTEEDYRQAQRVETYILGLIQRRALPLRPCKPRTSLGLHEARTAITVARQSSVCRKEPDPRPATDSIPDHHPHSNPHHATAAVSPSSYEHPPPSWACRSLDQKPFAVMALVPEDPPHHHHQHPHPHYPQSRQXPLANTCSASLDYPCGEAPSQEPSSSEPDSPQQFHNGYPALPPLRSPPPPDEQLVNAQYIPAQPFRATTTRASAHSHKGPKPSRGTYYPERGSQQQPAPQQLQQTKSRTAAKKCRFSEEREREREKEREKERDRERERDREREMERPGGSKKPGRRACRSQSENSLNGQRGVPERKYNTVERDGGGSGSSRGSQSKGKRPQPGSAGYRRWRSTLDLSQDEAEQPPQPTPMPPADHGSRRIRKSRPPPYTYVNPLPHHHPHHPHLEYLDRDRTYLCRPEEGYTHPGQGESESSLSEADTPASSSLSSDSDESGGLVWPQQLPPQLSSPTLPSTPAGAPLQPKAFVKIKASHALKKKILRFRTGSLKIMTTV